A genome region from Populus alba chromosome 3, ASM523922v2, whole genome shotgun sequence includes the following:
- the LOC118054388 gene encoding large ribosomal subunit protein eL21z/eL21y, protein MPAGHGLRSRTRDLFARPFRKKGYIPLTTYLRTYKVGDFVDIKVNGAVHKGMPHKFYHGRTGRVWNVTKRAIGVVINKQVGNRIIGKRIHVRVEHVQPSRCREEFKLRKKKNDELKAEAKARGEKISTKRQPQGPKPGFMVEGATLETFTPIPYDVVNDLKGGY, encoded by the exons ATGCCAGCTGGACATGGTTTGCGATCAAGGACCAGAGATCTCTTCGCTCGTCCCTTCAGGAAGAAGGGTTACATCCCTCTCACCACATACCTCAGAACGTACAAGGTAGGCGACTTTGTCGACATTAAGGTAAATGGCGCTGTCCACAAAGGCATGCCCCACAAGTTCTACCATGGCCGCACCGGTCGCGTCTGGAATGTAACCAAGCGCGCTATTGGTGTCGTCATCAACAAGCAG GTTGGGAATAGGATTATTGGGAAGAGAATTCATGTTAGGGTGGAGCATGTGCAGCCGTCGAGGTGCAGGGAGGAGTTCAagttgaggaagaagaagaatgatgaGTTGAAGGCGGAGGCCAAAGCTCGTGGTGAAAAGATTAGCACTAAGAGACAGCCTCAAGGACCGAAACCCGGGTTTATGGTGGAGGGTGCTACTCTTGAGACTTTCACTCCTATTCCTTATGATGTGGTCAATGATCTCAAGGGTGGTTATTGA